The following are from one region of the Phycisphaerae bacterium genome:
- the yedA gene encoding drug/metabolite exporter YedA encodes MSLSRVSEPSRLALVAAFAAIYLVWGSTYLAIRIAIESLPPFAMAGGRFIIAGAALYAWARWRGAAKPSAAHWKSALILGAFLLLGGNGAVVWSEKTVPSGVVALLVASVPLWMVLINWVRRGGVRPTSSECIGLVMGFAGVSILFNPRPISGESLNFLGAGVVVLGSLSWAIGSIWSQHARMPASPLLFAGMEMLAGGILLSVAGVVTGEWRQMDTWHFSLSSCLALLYLAVFGSIIAFSAYTWLLTVTSAAKVSTYAYVNPVVAVLLGFLVKKEPVGSWTIAAMAIIVTGVVFITRGRRSAAATVTDQTVETAPVAECGLDILPCHSDETETEECGAERAVVSWKVE; translated from the coding sequence ATGAGTTTATCAAGGGTCAGCGAGCCTTCGCGGCTCGCGTTGGTCGCGGCATTTGCGGCGATTTACCTCGTTTGGGGCTCGACGTACCTGGCGATTCGCATCGCCATCGAATCGCTGCCACCGTTCGCCATGGCCGGCGGGCGCTTCATCATTGCCGGCGCCGCGCTCTACGCCTGGGCCCGATGGCGGGGCGCGGCCAAACCTTCCGCAGCGCACTGGAAGTCGGCGCTGATCCTCGGCGCGTTTCTGCTTCTCGGCGGCAACGGCGCTGTGGTTTGGTCGGAAAAGACCGTCCCTTCGGGCGTCGTCGCTCTCCTCGTCGCCTCGGTTCCGCTGTGGATGGTGCTGATCAACTGGGTGCGACGGGGCGGCGTGCGACCGACAAGCTCGGAGTGTATAGGGTTGGTCATGGGATTTGCCGGCGTAAGCATCCTCTTTAACCCGCGTCCGATAAGCGGAGAGTCGCTCAATTTCTTGGGTGCCGGTGTGGTCGTGCTCGGTTCGTTGTCCTGGGCCATCGGCTCGATCTGGTCGCAACACGCCCGTATGCCCGCATCGCCGCTGCTTTTTGCGGGCATGGAGATGTTGGCCGGGGGCATCCTTTTGTCCGTCGCCGGAGTTGTTACCGGCGAGTGGCGGCAGATGGACACCTGGCATTTCTCGCTCTCCTCGTGCCTGGCCTTGCTCTACCTGGCCGTTTTTGGCTCCATCATCGCCTTTAGTGCTTATACTTGGCTTCTGACGGTGACCTCCGCCGCGAAGGTTTCGACCTACGCTTACGTTAATCCGGTCGTCGCCGTGCTGCTGGGATTCCTGGTCAAGAAGGAGCCCGTAGGGTCGTGGACGATTGCGGCGATGGCCATCATCGTGACGGGCGTCGTGTTTATTACGAGGGGCCGGCGGAGTGCGGCGGCGACGGTCACCGACCAAACGGTGGAGACGGCGCCCGTCGCAGAATGCGGATTGGACATCCTCCCTTGTCATTCTGACGAAACGGAAACGGAAGAGTGCGGCGCCGAGCGCGCCGTCGTGTCGTGGAAAGTGGAGTAG
- a CDS encoding DUF5678 domain-containing protein gives MDTKTDIAWLVEHGIEIDRKYAGKWIAVYGGRVVGVGNTAKEAADQARQVCADGEFVLEAVMADADVVYGGV, from the coding sequence ATGGACACGAAGACTGATATCGCCTGGCTTGTCGAACACGGTATCGAAATAGATCGCAAGTACGCGGGCAAATGGATCGCGGTTTACGGCGGCCGCGTGGTGGGCGTCGGCAATACGGCCAAAGAGGCTGCGGATCAAGCCCGACAAGTCTGTGCGGACGGCGAGTTTGTCTTGGAAGCGGTCATGGCCGACGCGGATGTCGTTTATGGCGGCGTTTGA
- a CDS encoding PDZ domain-containing protein, which produces MRQCSRLCFLSLVGVLLILRAARAEDGPSTREADQHRPHAGMLRYPDVSATHIVFSYANDLWLVPREGGAASPLASPPGPELLPKFSPDGGKIAFVGNYEGNRDLYVVPTEGGVSARVTHHPAVETLCDWTADGRLLYATNGFAGLARQTQLYTVSPEGGLPTKIPVPYGANGAISADGQVLAYTPHSIDFRTWKRYRGGMQTDLWLFDLKARTSKQITDWEGLDSLPMWHGAKVYYLSDAGANHRLNIWSYDTKSAERKQVTDFADYDVKWPSIGPGKLGKGEIVFQNGSELFLLDLESGKSREVLVVIPGDRPKIRPRIVEANEFIAGWDVSPTGKRALFEARGDLWTAPAKEGVPRNLTRTSGVAERDPAWSPDGQWIAYFSDATGEYELYVVQSDGKEKPRQLTKDGKVFRFGPTWSPDSKQILFADKTGAIYRHVVEKKETKLVDTNPSGDPTRATWSPDSRWVVYTKQMPNRLTAIWLYEVEKDKKHQVTSGRFADSWPTFDQEGEFLYFASARSFSAPIYEDLGTTFVYAELDQLFAVPLRKDVKSPLAPKSDEELWGEAKEKAEKEEKEEAEKGKNGDDEEKDADEKKEDDKKKDKSLDVDKPSTPTTKSASTKPGDDKKNGKDKKDKEIKPVKIDLEGFERRAVLLPPKKGLFARLCVNDKGHLLYTRGVSRGIDAKPSIKILDLKDKKADKKEEKTVVDDVEQFVMSADGKKLLIRKDEKTYAMVDAAAEQKLDKPLSISGMTASVDPRAEWKQIFTDAWRIHRDYFYVPNMHGLNWEKTRAVYERMLADCVSRDDVTYVIGEMISELNIGHAYVRGAGDVDKEPSVTVGMLGCDFELFDGAYRIKRIYEGGPWDADGRGPLSEPGIDVKEGDYLLAVNQVPVDTTRDPWAALQGLADKNVTITISGKPTRDDKARDVVVKPIASEAPLRYRAWIERNRAYVERQSEGKLGYIYVPNTGLEGQNDLVRQFYGQTDKAGLIIDERWNGGGQIPTRFIELLNRPITNYWARRDGEDWPWPPDSHQGPKCMLINGLAGSGGDMFPWLFKFNKLGKVIGMRTWGGLVGISGNPPFIDGGNTNVPTFGFYEKDGTWGVEGHGVDPDMVVVDDPAKMVDGGDPQLDAAIAHLMAEVKSHPYVKPNRPEPPDRRGMGIKDEDK; this is translated from the coding sequence ATGCGCCAGTGCAGCCGACTTTGTTTTCTCAGCCTTGTAGGCGTCCTCTTGATCCTGCGCGCGGCGCGGGCGGAGGACGGCCCCAGCACGCGCGAGGCCGATCAACACCGTCCGCATGCCGGAATGTTGCGGTATCCCGACGTCAGCGCGACGCACATTGTCTTTTCTTACGCCAACGATCTCTGGCTGGTACCCCGCGAGGGCGGCGCCGCTTCGCCGCTGGCCAGCCCGCCGGGACCGGAGCTGCTGCCCAAGTTCAGCCCCGACGGCGGAAAGATCGCCTTTGTGGGGAATTACGAGGGCAATCGCGATTTGTATGTGGTGCCGACGGAGGGCGGCGTCTCGGCGCGGGTGACGCATCATCCCGCCGTGGAGACACTGTGCGACTGGACCGCGGACGGACGGCTCCTCTACGCCACTAACGGCTTTGCGGGATTGGCGCGGCAGACGCAGCTCTATACCGTTTCTCCGGAGGGCGGACTGCCGACCAAGATACCTGTTCCGTACGGCGCGAATGGCGCGATCAGCGCCGATGGACAAGTGCTCGCCTACACGCCCCACAGCATCGACTTTCGCACATGGAAGCGCTATCGCGGCGGGATGCAGACGGATCTCTGGCTCTTTGATCTGAAGGCGCGGACGTCGAAACAGATTACGGACTGGGAGGGCCTCGACAGCCTGCCGATGTGGCACGGCGCCAAGGTGTATTACCTTTCGGACGCCGGAGCCAACCACCGCCTGAACATCTGGTCGTACGACACCAAGTCCGCGGAGCGCAAGCAGGTGACGGACTTCGCCGACTACGACGTGAAATGGCCTTCCATCGGCCCGGGCAAGCTGGGCAAGGGCGAGATTGTTTTTCAAAATGGGTCGGAGCTGTTCCTGCTCGATCTCGAGAGCGGCAAATCGCGCGAAGTGCTGGTTGTCATCCCCGGCGACCGGCCGAAGATCCGGCCGCGAATCGTGGAGGCGAATGAATTCATCGCCGGATGGGATGTTTCTCCGACGGGCAAGCGGGCGCTCTTCGAGGCGCGGGGCGACCTTTGGACGGCCCCGGCCAAGGAAGGCGTCCCCCGCAATCTCACCCGAACCAGCGGCGTCGCCGAGCGCGACCCCGCCTGGAGCCCGGATGGCCAGTGGATCGCGTATTTCTCCGACGCGACGGGGGAATACGAGTTGTACGTCGTGCAGTCGGACGGGAAGGAAAAGCCGCGGCAACTGACGAAGGACGGCAAGGTGTTTCGTTTCGGACCGACGTGGTCGCCGGATTCGAAGCAGATCCTCTTTGCCGACAAGACCGGCGCGATCTATCGGCATGTTGTCGAGAAGAAAGAGACGAAGCTGGTGGATACCAATCCGTCCGGCGATCCGACACGGGCGACGTGGTCCCCGGATTCGCGCTGGGTGGTCTATACGAAGCAAATGCCCAATCGGCTCACGGCGATCTGGTTGTACGAGGTGGAGAAGGACAAGAAGCACCAGGTGACGAGCGGACGGTTCGCCGATTCGTGGCCGACGTTCGATCAGGAGGGAGAATTCCTGTATTTCGCCAGCGCTCGAAGTTTTTCGGCTCCGATCTACGAGGACCTCGGCACGACGTTTGTGTATGCGGAGCTGGACCAGCTCTTTGCGGTACCGCTACGGAAGGACGTGAAGTCGCCGCTGGCTCCCAAGAGCGACGAGGAACTGTGGGGCGAGGCCAAGGAGAAGGCGGAAAAGGAGGAGAAAGAGGAGGCCGAGAAGGGCAAGAACGGCGACGACGAGGAAAAGGATGCCGACGAGAAAAAGGAAGACGACAAGAAGAAAGACAAGTCACTGGATGTCGATAAGCCGTCGACGCCCACGACGAAATCCGCCTCAACAAAACCCGGCGACGACAAGAAAAACGGAAAGGACAAGAAGGACAAGGAGATCAAGCCCGTCAAGATTGACCTCGAGGGATTCGAGCGTCGCGCGGTACTCCTGCCACCGAAGAAGGGGCTCTTTGCCAGGCTCTGCGTCAATGACAAGGGCCATCTGCTCTACACGCGCGGCGTGTCCCGGGGCATCGACGCCAAGCCCTCCATCAAGATCCTCGATCTGAAGGACAAGAAGGCGGACAAGAAAGAGGAGAAGACGGTCGTCGACGACGTGGAGCAGTTCGTCATGTCCGCCGACGGCAAGAAACTCCTCATCCGCAAGGACGAGAAGACCTATGCCATGGTGGACGCCGCGGCGGAGCAGAAACTGGACAAGCCGTTGTCGATCTCGGGCATGACGGCGAGCGTCGATCCCCGCGCGGAATGGAAGCAGATCTTCACCGACGCGTGGCGGATTCACCGCGACTACTTCTACGTCCCCAACATGCACGGCCTGAACTGGGAAAAGACCCGCGCCGTCTATGAGCGGATGCTGGCCGACTGTGTCAGCCGCGACGACGTAACGTACGTCATCGGCGAGATGATCAGCGAACTCAATATCGGCCATGCCTACGTTCGCGGCGCTGGCGATGTGGACAAGGAACCCAGCGTGACCGTCGGGATGCTTGGATGCGATTTTGAACTGTTCGACGGCGCCTATCGCATCAAGCGGATCTACGAAGGCGGGCCGTGGGACGCGGACGGGCGCGGGCCGCTCTCGGAGCCGGGGATCGACGTCAAGGAGGGCGACTATCTTCTCGCCGTCAATCAGGTTCCCGTGGACACGACGCGCGATCCGTGGGCGGCATTGCAGGGGCTCGCGGACAAGAACGTGACGATCACGATCAGCGGCAAGCCGACGCGCGACGACAAGGCCCGCGACGTCGTCGTCAAGCCGATCGCGAGCGAGGCGCCGCTCCGGTACCGCGCGTGGATCGAGCGCAACCGGGCGTACGTCGAGCGGCAATCTGAGGGGAAACTCGGATACATCTATGTACCCAACACCGGTCTCGAAGGCCAGAACGATCTCGTTCGCCAGTTCTACGGGCAGACGGACAAGGCCGGGCTGATCATCGACGAGCGCTGGAACGGCGGCGGGCAGATCCCCACGCGGTTCATCGAACTCCTCAACCGGCCGATCACGAATTACTGGGCGCGGCGCGACGGCGAGGACTGGCCGTGGCCGCCGGATTCCCACCAGGGTCCCAAGTGCATGCTGATCAACGGTCTGGCCGGTTCGGGCGGCGATATGTTTCCGTGGCTGTTCAAGTTCAACAAGCTCGGCAAGGTGATCGGCATGCGCACATGGGGCGGTCTCGTCGGCATCAGCGGCAATCCGCCGTTCATCGACGGCGGCAACACGAATGTGCCGACCTTCGGCTTCTACGAGAAGGATGGCACGTGGGGCGTTGAGGGTCACGGCGTCGATCCGGACATGGTGGTCGTCGATGATCCCGCGAAGATGGTCGACGGCGGCGACCCGCAACTTGACGCCGCGATCGCGCACCTGATGGCCGAGGTCAAGTCGCATCCCTACGTCAAGCCGAATCGCCCCGAGCCGCCGGATCGAAGAGGAATGGGCATCAAGGATGAGGACAAGTGA
- a CDS encoding retropepsin-like aspartic protease — MAAFEWREKESPHFGRVWVPVIVAEFQAVSGTFTKLHMVVDSGAIATFVRRSFAEELGIELDSGRPVRLANAAGGYSEAFVHELAIRLDRDEPAFKVPVAIATRENVPNLLGRLGVFDRRRITFEPLSRRTLIESPNE, encoded by the coding sequence ATGGCGGCGTTTGAGTGGCGCGAGAAAGAATCCCCTCACTTCGGTAGGGTCTGGGTTCCGGTCATCGTCGCCGAATTCCAGGCTGTATCCGGGACATTCACGAAACTTCATATGGTGGTGGACTCCGGCGCGATTGCGACCTTCGTCCGCCGGTCGTTTGCCGAAGAACTCGGCATCGAGTTGGATAGCGGCCGTCCCGTACGTTTGGCCAATGCGGCGGGTGGTTACAGCGAGGCGTTCGTCCACGAATTGGCGATTCGACTTGACCGGGACGAGCCCGCCTTCAAAGTTCCCGTTGCAATTGCAACGCGAGAAAATGTGCCCAACCTCCTGGGAAGGCTCGGTGTATTCGACCGACGTCGGATTACGTTTGAGCCGCTGTCGCGTCGAACGCTAATCGAGTCGCCCAACGAGTAG